The genomic segment CCCGTGAGCCAGGCGGAGTCGCTGATGCGGACAATGACGGCTCTGGGCCGCACGTCTCACGACTTCGAGGCGTTCATCTACGAGGGAGGCGGGCACGATTTCCTCGCTCTGCCCGGAGCCATCCCCCGCGCGGTCGAGTTCATGTCGGAGGTACTGCAGCCGAAAGGAAACCCGTAGCCATGAGAACCCGGATCGCCCACACCATCGAGATCTTCGAAGCCGCGCGCAGACCTCTCTTCACCGTGCTCGACGGGATCTCGCGCGAGGACCTCGACTGGCAGCCCGCGGAGGGGATGCGCGGGATCGGGAAAATCTGTCGCCACATGTACCGCGTGGATGTCTGGTTCCTGAAACAACTCGGCATCACGCCCGTGATCGAAGAAGATGGTCCGGGTCCGGCCGAGGAGATCGCGGCGCGCATGAAAACGATTCAGGATCAGATCGTATCCGAAGTGGAGGCGTGCGGGAGCGACGCGGATCTCGTCGCCGAGCGTACATCTCCGGACGGAAAGATGACCCTGAGGCTGGGGGCCACCGTCCTCCATATCGCCCAGCATTATCTCTACCACCTGGCGC from the Candidatus Palauibacter polyketidifaciens genome contains:
- a CDS encoding DinB family protein, with amino-acid sequence MRTRIAHTIEIFEAARRPLFTVLDGISREDLDWQPAEGMRGIGKICRHMYRVDVWFLKQLGITPVIEEDGPGPAEEIAARMKTIQDQIVSEVEACGSDADLVAERTSPDGKMTLRLGATVLHIAQHYLYHLAQITYLRRIRDRAWSVPLDEWETATHIIEDRILE